Within the Dolichospermum compactum NIES-806 genome, the region CAAGCGCTCAAGTCACCTGAGTAATTGGTAATTGGTAATGGGAAAATTCTTTTCCCCTGCCCCCTGCTCCCTGCTCAAGAATTTGCCACAGGAATGGATGGGTGTGATATTATAAGAGACTGCTACACAAACTAAGAAAAATAAGAATTTAACCAATCATGGCTCTGACGCAACAGCGCAAACAAGAACTCATTTCTGGATACCAAGTTCATGAAACCGATACTGGTTCGGCTGATGTCCAAATTGCAATGCTAACTGACCGCATTAACCGCCTTAGTCAACATTTGCAAGCTAATAAAAAAGACCATTCCTCCCGCAGAGGGCTATTGAAGATGATTGGTCAAAGAAAGCGTCTTCTAGCTTATATCCAAGCAGGTAGTCAGGAAAAATATAAAGCTATCATTGGTCGTCTCGGTATTCGCGGTTAGGAACTAATTCTTATGGCTGCTGAAGAATCGGAACGTAGTGCCTTACCTTTTGAGCCAAACAAAAAGCGTCCAAAACCTGCTAAGGCTATTAGTCAACCCGTTATCAAAATCAAAGAACCTCAAGAAAAATCGCAACAGCAACGCCGTTATTCTAAACAAGAAATGGCGATTCCTGAAGTAGTTAGCCAGCGGATGATTCGCCGAGTAGCTGGTTTTTGCGGTGTCCCCACAGCTTTAGGAATTTCTAGTTTGATAGTTAGCTATTTGCTAGTTACCTTGGCTGATATCCAACTTCCTCCTATCGCGGTTTTGTTGGTGAATATGGGATTATTTGGTTTAGGGGTGTTAGGAATTACCTATGGTGTTCTTTCCGCTTCTTGGGATGAAGAAAAACCGGGAACTCTCCTGGGTTTGGATGAATTTAGCACTAACTGGGGAAGGATGACCGAAGTTTGGCGTGAGACCCAGAAAAAGAACGTCTAACAAACAGCGTCCAGGTAATAACTGTATATGGGGTAAGTTGGAAAGACTATATTTTTCTGGTTTATACCCAATATTCAGCAAAAAATACCTGGCGCTACATTTGTAGTTATATGTTTAACTCCAGATATTTTTGATCTATTGGAATTGTTCAACAATCAACACAGGAATTGATTCATCAACAAATTGGTAAAAGATTTGACGATAATTTTCAAATTATCAAAAAAGGAAAAATTATGCAATCTCCTCTTTACCTGTTCACTATTGCAGAATATTTGGAATTAGAACAATCTAGCGATATTCGTCATGAATATTTTGCAGGTGAAGTCTTTGCTATGGCTGGAGGTAGTAAGGAACATAATATAATCTCTGGCAATGTTTACTCGCGTTTACGTTCTCGGTTACGGGGTAGTTCCTGTAATGTTTTCATGTCTGATATGAAAGTGAGAATAAATCTAGCCAATGACAATAAAACTATATTTTATTATCCTGATGTGGTAGTCAGTTGCGATACTGAAGATCAAGATAGTTATTTTTTGAATTATCCTTGTTTAATTATCGAGGTGCTATCACCAAGTACAGAAACTATAGATAGACGGGAGAAACTTGTTAATTACCGAGGTTTAGCAAGTTTGAAAGAATATGTTTTAATTTCTCAAAATGAAGTTAAGGTAGAGGTTTATCGTCAAGATGAAAAACGAAATTGGACTATACAAACTTTAATGAATCGTGATGATAAATTACATTTAGGTTCCGTTGGCTTGATTCTAGAAACGGCAGATATATATGAAGATATTATTAATATTTAATTTTCCAACCCATATTCCGCACTTCAACAAGTAGTATACACAAACTACATTCACCATTAATTAAAAACTATAGTTTTTTAAAATTAAGTAACCATCAAGAAATAAATTATGCCCGCCAAAATTCTAGCTTTTTTATTGTGTTTAAAAAGCTAGTAAGACAGTTTAATTTGAATTTTTCAATCAGTTATGCTCTCTCTAAGTACAGGACAAAAAATTGAGAGAGAGAAGAAAGTCGTCATATTTCAAATCTAAATCAGTAACAAGAGAACGCAGATAATCTAAACCGTAACGAAAAACACTTTTAGCAAAACGTCCATGTTTCTTGATTTTGATAGGTTGGTGTTGATGCAACCATTCTCCAGTCTTGACAGCCCAACACATAGCTAATGACAGTAAAGCTAAGAGCTTACTCAATCGGTTAGAATCAATAAAATGTGTAGATTCCAAGCAAAAACCACGAGTTTTAAACATACCGAACAAAGTTTCAATCCCCCAACGACGGCCATAGTCAGCAATTATGGTTTGGGGAGAAGTATCAGAAATCACGATTAATAACTTGCCATCATCAAGACGTAAACCAGCTACATAAACTGAACGACCCCAGACCCAACGACGAGTAGATAAAACCTGAGATTCACCCGCAGCCAGATGAGCAAAAATGACGCTACCTGGAAGAGTCTTTTCTGTATCACTAATTAAATCAGTGTGACGAATCCTGATTCGGAATGGAATATTTGGTTCAAGCAGTAAATAACTTAACCATTCTGCCCCCACGAATTCTCTGTCAGCACTGATATAGTCAACTTGTGCATCTGGGAACAGTTGTCCAAATCGGTCAAGTAAATCCATTCGTTCATCCGTGTTGGAGTTACCTTTCTTCTCCAATATCTGCCAAACTAGGGGGTAAGCGACACCATTATGTACTACTCCCAACATGAGGATATTTAACCATATTTGACCAAAACGCCATTCAGTCCGGTCAATACTTAACACCCAAGGCTGGGGAATGTTCATGATTTTTACAATCATTTTCGCTATGACTGCATAATCTATATCAAAATCTCGGAAAAATCTTTGCAACCGTTTGTAATTGGATTCGTTTTTAGCACAGTTGCGAAAACCAGTTGCTAATTCTACCAAGTTCACTGTCTTTACTCTTAATAAAGATATTAAAAATAACGCTAAAAAGCTTAGACGCGCTCCATGCCATTCCAAATGTGGTTTTAGTGTGTCTCGTAATAGGTTAATCTGGTTCATAGGGGTTTCTTTGATTGTGTGGTAACTTTCTATGAAACCCTTTCTCTGTTTCCTTTGCAAGCTTTTTCTCTATTTTTTGTCCTGTACAGAGATGCTCTCTACAAGATTATTCAATAGGGAATTATAGATTCGGCAACTAACATATTTTGACAAGGATTAGGTAGGAATTGCAATATCCTACAATGTTCATCCGTTAAGTTAAGAATCCTATCAACTTCTTGTGTAATTAGAATATGAATCCCCTGAAAACATTGAAATATCCACCTTAATGTGGGAGATTCTGTGGGTTTCTTGAGTTGATTTTTAACAGTAGCTTTTTGTGTTTTTAATCCGGCATTCCGCACTTCAAAATGTCACATATTTATACTTCAAAAAATGTTACCAAATTAGGATAGTTTTATTAAGTATTAATCCTGATTTTTCCTGGTGGTAATGCGATCGCGAAGCGCTCCGTAGGAATCCCTATCTGACTATTATTAGCCCTATAATGGTAATCTTGGTGTATTACAATTTGTTGTTAATCTAAAGTTAGTTAATCAAAAATTTACTTAAACAAGGAACTCGTAAATGATTATCGTCATGAAGGTTGGTTCCCCTCAGGAAGAAATAAATCGGATTACCACAGAATTATCTAGCTGGGGACTAACACCAGAAAAAATTATTGGTCAACATAAAGTAGTCATTGCTTTGGTTGGGGAAACTGCGGATTTAGACCCGCCCCGCATTCAAGAATTGAGTCAATGGATTGAGCAAGTATTACGAGTGGAAGTACCCTACAAACGAGCTAGTCGCCAATTCCGTCATGGAGAAGCTTCTGAAGTGGTGGTGAATACTCCTCAAGGGGATGTGGTGTTTGGTGAACATCATCCTTTGGTAGTTGTGGCTGGCCCTTGTTCGGTGGAAAATGAAGAGATGATTGTAGAAACGGCGCTGCGGGTAAAGGCGGCAGGAGCTAAGTTTCTGCGAGGTGGCGCCTATAAACCCCGCACGTCACCCTATGCTTTTCAAGGTCATGGTGAAAGCGCTTTGGAATTGTTAGCAACCGCGCGGAAAGTCAGCGGGTTGGGGATTATCACCGAAGTTATGGATACGGAAGACTTGGAGAAAATTGGCGAGGTTGCTGATGTGATTCAGGTGGGGGCGAGAAATATGCAGAATTTCTCCATGCTGAAGAAAGTGGGAGCGCAACCGAAA harbors:
- the rpsO gene encoding 30S ribosomal protein S15, whose protein sequence is MALTQQRKQELISGYQVHETDTGSADVQIAMLTDRINRLSQHLQANKKDHSSRRGLLKMIGQRKRLLAYIQAGSQEKYKAIIGRLGIRG
- a CDS encoding PAM68 family protein, coding for MAAEESERSALPFEPNKKRPKPAKAISQPVIKIKEPQEKSQQQRRYSKQEMAIPEVVSQRMIRRVAGFCGVPTALGISSLIVSYLLVTLADIQLPPIAVLLVNMGLFGLGVLGITYGVLSASWDEEKPGTLLGLDEFSTNWGRMTEVWRETQKKNV
- a CDS encoding Uma2 family endonuclease, encoding MQSPLYLFTIAEYLELEQSSDIRHEYFAGEVFAMAGGSKEHNIISGNVYSRLRSRLRGSSCNVFMSDMKVRINLANDNKTIFYYPDVVVSCDTEDQDSYFLNYPCLIIEVLSPSTETIDRREKLVNYRGLASLKEYVLISQNEVKVEVYRQDEKRNWTIQTLMNRDDKLHLGSVGLILETADIYEDIINI
- a CDS encoding IS4 family transposase, whose amino-acid sequence is MNQINLLRDTLKPHLEWHGARLSFLALFLISLLRVKTVNLVELATGFRNCAKNESNYKRLQRFFRDFDIDYAVIAKMIVKIMNIPQPWVLSIDRTEWRFGQIWLNILMLGVVHNGVAYPLVWQILEKKGNSNTDERMDLLDRFGQLFPDAQVDYISADREFVGAEWLSYLLLEPNIPFRIRIRHTDLISDTEKTLPGSVIFAHLAAGESQVLSTRRWVWGRSVYVAGLRLDDGKLLIVISDTSPQTIIADYGRRWGIETLFGMFKTRGFCLESTHFIDSNRLSKLLALLSLAMCWAVKTGEWLHQHQPIKIKKHGRFAKSVFRYGLDYLRSLVTDLDLKYDDFLLSLNFLSCT
- the aroF gene encoding 3-deoxy-7-phosphoheptulonate synthase is translated as MIIVMKVGSPQEEINRITTELSSWGLTPEKIIGQHKVVIALVGETADLDPPRIQELSQWIEQVLRVEVPYKRASRQFRHGEASEVVVNTPQGDVVFGEHHPLVVVAGPCSVENEEMIVETALRVKAAGAKFLRGGAYKPRTSPYAFQGHGESALELLATARKVSGLGIITEVMDTEDLEKIGEVADVIQVGARNMQNFSMLKKVGAQPKPVLLKRGMAATIEDWLMAAEYILAAGNANVILCERGIRTFDRQYTRNTLDLSVVPVLRKLTHLPIMIDPSHGVGWSEFVPSMAMAAIAAGTDSLMIEVHPNPAKALSDGLQSLTPDLFDKLMSELAVIGQVMSRWSN